The nucleotide sequence GAGTGGCAAAATGATGATGATTTCACTTTCCCAAAAGGTGAGTCCCTTAAAGACTTTCACGCGAGAATAATTGAATTAGCTGAGATCATCAATAAACAAAAAAAAGATATTTTTTTAATGACGCATGGCGGAGTGATTCGCTATCTAATCTGTCATTACCTCGGCTTAGATTTTAATAAGAGCCTTGCTTTTAAAGTGGATACAGGATCATTAAGTACTATCGATATTTTTGATGAGGGACTCGGCATTTTAAGTAGTTTAAATTTAAAGGAAGAAGACTCATGGCGCGCATCACTTTTATAACGGGAGGTTGTCGTTCCGGAAAAAGTAGCAAGGCAGAAGAACTTTGCCTAGCATCTAGTACTCCTCATCATTACTTAGCGACTGCAACTGCGTTTGACGATGGAATGAAGAGGCGTATAGAGGCGCATCAGCTTCAAAGAGCTGAAGAAAATTGGAATAATATTGAAGAGCCTTTAGATATCCTTAAGGTAATCAAAAGCCTTAAGCAAGGCAGTGTCTTAGTCGACTGCCTGACTTTATGGATCA is from Lentisphaera profundi and encodes:
- a CDS encoding histidine phosphatase family protein, producing the protein MRLFLFRHFAHQGKVGAFYGSTNLEIIPRAVSDLSINKDIDVLSSPLLRCQQSLERLGLVARDSLEQAQEVDFGEWEGLSYEEIEKTYPAKVLEWQNDDDFTFPKGESLKDFHARIIELAEIINKQKKDIFLMTHGGVIRYLICHYLGLDFNKSLAFKVDTGSLSTIDIFDEGLGILSSLNLKEEDSWRASLL